CCCTCGCTGATGACCGGCGTGCCGGCCTCGAACTTCCAGGGGAGTTCGTGCCACGTCGAGTCCTCGAACGAGACCTTCTCGATCATCATGCCTCCGTAGAGGTACGGCTGCATCGCGTCGAGCAGGTGCTCTTTGCCGTAGAGGACGCCGACGCCGGTCGGGCCACACATCTTGTGGCCCGAAAAGGCGAAGAAGTCCGCGTCGATGGCCTCCACGTCGACGGGCATGTGTGGCACCGACTGCGCCCCGTCGACGAAGATCAGCGAGTCGTGGTCGTGGGCGACGTCGGCCAGCTCGGCGACGGGGTTGACGGTCCCCAGCGTGTTCGAGACGTGGACGACGCTGACCATCTCGGTGTCGTCGGTGATCAGCTCGCGAGCGTGGTCCATGTCGAGGCGTCCGTCCTCGTCGACCTCGACGAACTTCACCGTCGCGCCGGTCTTCTTGGCGATCTGTTGCCAGGTCACGAGCGCGGCGTGGTGCTCCATCTCCGTGAGGACGATCTCGTCGCCGGGGCCCAGCTCTGCCAGTCCCCACGCGTAAGCGACCGTGTTCATCGACTCCGTCGTGTTCTTCGTGAACACGACCTCTTTGCGCCCGCCGCTGGCCCCGATGAACTCCGCGACCCGGTCGTGGGCCTCCTCGTAGGCGATCGAGGCCTCCTGACTCAGCTGGTGGAGGCCGCGGTGGACGTTGGCGTTGTAGTGTCGGTAGTAGTGGCTGATCGAGTCGATGACCTGGTCGGGCGTCTGGCTCGTCGCCGCGTTGTCGAGGTACACGAGCGGCGTTCCGTCGAACTCCCGGTCGAGGATCGGGAACTCGTCCCGGATGGACTCGACGTCGAGGGCGTCTGTCTCACTGTGGCTCATTACCTATAGCGTAGGCTCGGACGGGGAACTTTCCTTCGGTTCGTCGGCTCGTTGCCAGGTCGCTACTGCCGGTCGTCACTGTTTCGAGGCGTCCGCGATCCCGGACGCGGGATGCCGCCCCGACGGACAGCCAGCAGCGACGAGCCGCCGCCGGCCACCCACTCGACGATCCCTGGCCCGTCACATCCAGAGCAGCTGTGCGTGGCGCGTCCCGTCGATGTCCAGCACGTTCTCCTCGTCGATGAACCCGTGTTCGACTGCCAGCGTGACGGTCTCGGTGCCCACGAGGTTGGCGACGGTACACTGCGAGAGGCTGTCGAGGACGGTCTGCTCGTCGACTTCCTCGCCGTCGTAGAACCCCTCGTCGACGGTCAGCGAGATATCGCCGTCGTCGAAGGTCTCGCCGATGATGTCGGGATCGCACACGGAGACCAGCGTCCCTTCGTCGGTCTCGCGTTCGTTGAGGATCATTCGAGCAGTTCTTGTTCGGCCTCTTCGCGCATCTCTTCGGCTTCCTCGACCAGTTTCTCGGCGCGCTCGAACTCTTCCATCTCCTCCAGTGCGCGGGCCTTCTCTTCGAGGATGTCGGGGTTGCGAAAGCCGAGGCGGGTGGCGTTGTCGAAGGCGTCGACGGCGTCCTCGGCCAGCCCACGCTCCAGCAGGAAGAAGCCGCGGTTGTACCAGGCTTCGGCGAAGCGCGGGTCGATCTCGACCGCTCGCTCGGCGTGTTCGAGCGCCTGTTCGGTCCGCCCGGACTCCCACAGCGCGTACGCGAGGTTTGTCTCGGCCGTGGCCGCGTGCTCGTTGCTCGCGCTCGGCGCGTCGTCCCCGAGCGCACCGCCAGCGTCGCTCTCTTCCTCGACGTTGAGGGCTTCCCGGTAGGCACCGATTGCGGCGTCCCACTCTTCCATCTCGGCGTGGGCCGCGCCCTTGTTGGTCCAGGCCTCCTGTTCGATCCGCTCGTCGTCGGCGAACCGGGCGGCTCGCTCGAAGGTCTCGGCGGCCTGTTCGTGGCGGTTGATGTGGACGTACGAGACGCCCACGTCGAGCAGTTCCTCGGCGTCGACCGCGTCGGTCGGGACGTTCTGCTCGTCGAGGATGTCGGTGACGACTCGGGAGTCGACGGGATCGACCTTGTCCGTGTCGACGGCCAGTTCGGGCGGATCGATGTCGAACCCCTCGTAGGGCTCGTCGAACCCCTGCCCGGAGGAGAACTCGTGGTCGTCGCGCTCTCGATCAGTCATACACCGGGGTTGGCGGTCAGGATGGTTAAGGGCTACGTCACTCGCCGTCCGGGGCGGTCGCGTCGGAGTCGACGGCGTCTGGCGAAACGTAGACGGCACTCACGGCGAGGTACAGGAGACCGCCGACGACGAGGAGCGCGGCGA
Above is a genomic segment from Halomicrobium sp. LC1Hm containing:
- a CDS encoding aminotransferase class V-fold PLP-dependent enzyme, producing MSHSETDALDVESIRDEFPILDREFDGTPLVYLDNAATSQTPDQVIDSISHYYRHYNANVHRGLHQLSQEASIAYEEAHDRVAEFIGASGGRKEVVFTKNTTESMNTVAYAWGLAELGPGDEIVLTEMEHHAALVTWQQIAKKTGATVKFVEVDEDGRLDMDHARELITDDTEMVSVVHVSNTLGTVNPVAELADVAHDHDSLIFVDGAQSVPHMPVDVEAIDADFFAFSGHKMCGPTGVGVLYGKEHLLDAMQPYLYGGMMIEKVSFEDSTWHELPWKFEAGTPVISEGIALAEACDYLDEIGMERVHRHGTELASYAYDRLQEFDDIEILGPGGDERAALVSFTLDDIHAHDVSEILNANGVAVRAGDHCTQPLHDKLGVSASTRASFYIYNTREEVDALVDALDQARELFA
- a CDS encoding DUF424 domain-containing protein; its protein translation is MILNERETDEGTLVSVCDPDIIGETFDDGDISLTVDEGFYDGEEVDEQTVLDSLSQCTVANLVGTETVTLAVEHGFIDEENVLDIDGTRHAQLLWM
- a CDS encoding tetratricopeptide repeat protein produces the protein MTDRERDDHEFSSGQGFDEPYEGFDIDPPELAVDTDKVDPVDSRVVTDILDEQNVPTDAVDAEELLDVGVSYVHINRHEQAAETFERAARFADDERIEQEAWTNKGAAHAEMEEWDAAIGAYREALNVEEESDAGGALGDDAPSASNEHAATAETNLAYALWESGRTEQALEHAERAVEIDPRFAEAWYNRGFFLLERGLAEDAVDAFDNATRLGFRNPDILEEKARALEEMEEFERAEKLVEEAEEMREEAEQELLE